A single Cupriavidus sp. D39 DNA region contains:
- the puuE gene encoding allantoinase PuuE produces MTSHNYPRDLIGYGSQSPHARWPGGARIALQFVLNYEEGGENNVLHGDAGSEQFLSEIIGAAAYPERHMSMEGVYEYGSRAGVWRILREFEQRGLPLTIFGVSMALQRHPELTRAFVELGHEIACHGWRWIHYQGMDEATEREHMRIGMQIIKELTGSLPLGWYTGRDSPNTRRLVVEHGGLLYDSDYYGDDLPFWTEVEVSNGETKPHLVVPYTLDSNDMRFATPQGFNTGEQFFQYLKDAFDVLYAEGDPQGLDRPKMLSVGMHCRLLGRPGRMRGLQRFLDYVQGHDKVWICKRVDIARHWAETHPYSAQNHA; encoded by the coding sequence ATGACAAGCCACAACTATCCACGCGATCTGATCGGTTACGGCAGCCAGTCACCGCACGCCCGCTGGCCGGGCGGCGCGCGCATTGCGCTGCAGTTCGTCCTCAACTACGAAGAGGGCGGCGAAAACAACGTGCTGCACGGCGACGCCGGCTCCGAGCAGTTCCTCTCCGAGATCATCGGCGCGGCGGCCTACCCAGAGCGCCACATGAGCATGGAGGGCGTGTACGAGTACGGCTCGCGCGCCGGGGTCTGGCGCATCCTGCGCGAGTTCGAGCAGCGCGGGCTGCCGCTGACGATCTTCGGCGTGTCGATGGCGTTGCAGCGCCATCCGGAGCTGACCCGCGCGTTTGTCGAGCTTGGCCACGAGATCGCCTGCCACGGCTGGCGCTGGATCCATTACCAGGGCATGGACGAAGCCACCGAGCGCGAGCACATGCGCATCGGCATGCAGATCATCAAGGAGCTGACCGGCTCGCTGCCGCTGGGCTGGTACACCGGCCGCGACAGCCCCAACACGCGCCGCCTGGTGGTGGAGCACGGCGGGCTGCTTTACGACTCGGACTACTACGGCGACGACCTGCCCTTCTGGACCGAGGTGGAGGTCAGCAACGGCGAGACAAAGCCCCACCTGGTGGTGCCCTACACGCTCGACTCCAACGACATGCGCTTTGCCACGCCGCAAGGCTTCAATACCGGCGAGCAGTTCTTCCAGTACCTCAAGGACGCCTTCGACGTGCTCTACGCCGAGGGCGATCCGCAGGGGCTGGACCGCCCCAAGATGCTGTCGGTCGGCATGCACTGCCGCCTGCTGGGCCGCCCGGGGCGCATGCGCGGGCTGCAGCGCTTTCTCGACTACGTGCAGGGCCATGACAAAGTCTGGATCTGCAAGCGCGTGGATATCGCGCGCCACTGGGCCGAGACCCATCCCTACTCCGCACAGAACCACGCATAA
- the uraD gene encoding 2-oxo-4-hydroxy-4-carboxy-5-ureidoimidazoline decarboxylase produces the protein MSQTYTLDQLNALPAADFIQALGGIYEHSAWVAEAAATQRPFAHAAALADAMRAIVDGAGDAAQIKLVRAHPELAGKAAVRGELTAESTREQSGAGLDQCSAEQFEQLQSLNRQYNEKFGFPFILAVRGYDRAGIIAEFARRVNNSPAAELQTCINQIHRIAQFRLNDLVSG, from the coding sequence ATGAGCCAGACCTACACCCTCGACCAACTCAACGCCCTGCCGGCCGCCGACTTCATCCAGGCGCTTGGCGGCATCTATGAACACTCCGCGTGGGTGGCCGAAGCCGCCGCCACGCAGCGACCCTTCGCCCACGCTGCCGCGCTGGCCGACGCCATGCGCGCCATCGTTGACGGCGCCGGCGACGCCGCCCAGATCAAGCTGGTGCGCGCCCACCCGGAGCTGGCCGGCAAGGCCGCCGTGCGCGGCGAGCTGACCGCCGAGTCGACCCGCGAGCAAAGCGGCGCCGGCCTGGACCAATGCTCCGCCGAGCAGTTCGAGCAGCTCCAGTCGCTCAACCGCCAGTACAACGAGAAATTCGGCTTTCCCTTCATCCTGGCCGTGCGTGGCTATGACCGCGCCGGCATCATTGCCGAGTTCGCAAGGCGCGTGAACAATTCGCCCGCCGCAGAGTTGCAAACTTGCATCAACCAGATCCACCGCATTGCGCAATTCCGCCTGAACGACTTAGTATCCGGCTGA
- a CDS encoding nucleobase:cation symporter-2 family protein — MTSASTTVPTDLTNERLPSGRLLALGLQHVLVMYAGTVAVPLIIGGALKLPKDQLAFLINADLFAAGLATLIQAFGFWKFGIRMPVMMGVTFASVAPMIAIGSDPNVGLLGIYGAVIAAGVFGILVAPLMGRMLGLFPPVVTGTVITLIGVSLMRVGINWAAGGQPTTRAVIDGVVKDVPNLAYGDLGNLGIAALVLVAILLLSKYGRGLISNCAVLLGIVIGTLVAMALGKVSFEGINEASAIALITPLHFGIPTFDIPAILSMCVVMLITLVESTGMFLALADITGKRLSNEDLTRGLRADGLGTVIGGLFNTFPYTSFSQNVGLVTVTGVRSRYVAVAGGIILIGLGLFPKMAHIVASVPQFVLGGAGIVMFGMVAATGIRILGSCDFNRNRFNLFIVAISIGFGMIPTLAPTFFQYLPKWTDPFTHSGIVLGTIVAVVLNVFFNGIQSREEAMRNAAANSHGTE, encoded by the coding sequence ATGACTAGCGCTAGCACCACGGTCCCCACGGACCTGACCAACGAGCGGCTGCCTTCGGGCCGGCTGCTTGCGCTCGGCCTGCAGCACGTGCTGGTGATGTATGCCGGTACCGTCGCGGTGCCGCTGATCATCGGCGGCGCGCTCAAGCTGCCGAAGGACCAACTCGCCTTCCTGATCAATGCCGACCTGTTCGCCGCGGGCCTGGCCACGCTGATCCAGGCCTTCGGCTTCTGGAAGTTCGGCATCCGCATGCCGGTGATGATGGGTGTGACCTTCGCCTCGGTGGCGCCGATGATCGCCATCGGTTCCGACCCCAACGTAGGCCTGCTCGGCATCTACGGCGCGGTGATTGCCGCGGGGGTGTTCGGCATCCTGGTGGCGCCGCTGATGGGACGCATGCTCGGGCTGTTCCCGCCTGTGGTCACCGGCACGGTGATCACGCTGATCGGTGTGTCGCTGATGCGGGTGGGGATCAACTGGGCGGCCGGCGGCCAGCCCACCACGCGTGCCGTGATCGACGGCGTGGTCAAGGATGTGCCTAACCTGGCTTATGGCGACCTGGGGAACCTGGGCATCGCGGCGCTGGTGCTGGTGGCGATCCTGTTGCTGAGCAAATACGGCCGTGGCCTGATTTCCAACTGCGCGGTGCTGCTGGGCATCGTCATCGGCACCCTGGTGGCGATGGCGCTGGGGAAGGTCTCCTTCGAAGGCATCAATGAAGCCAGCGCGATCGCGCTGATCACGCCGCTGCATTTCGGCATCCCGACCTTCGACATTCCCGCCATCCTGTCGATGTGCGTGGTGATGCTGATCACGCTGGTGGAATCCACCGGCATGTTCCTCGCGCTGGCCGACATCACCGGCAAGCGCCTGTCCAACGAGGACCTGACCCGCGGCCTGCGTGCCGACGGCCTGGGCACCGTGATCGGCGGCTTGTTCAACACCTTCCCCTACACCTCGTTCTCGCAGAACGTGGGCCTGGTGACCGTGACCGGCGTGCGCTCGCGCTATGTGGCGGTGGCCGGCGGCATCATCCTGATCGGCCTGGGCCTGTTCCCGAAGATGGCGCACATCGTGGCCTCGGTGCCGCAGTTCGTGCTCGGCGGCGCGGGCATCGTGATGTTCGGCATGGTGGCCGCCACCGGCATCCGCATCCTGGGCTCGTGCGATTTCAACCGCAACCGCTTCAACCTGTTCATCGTCGCCATCTCGATCGGTTTCGGCATGATCCCGACGCTGGCGCCGACCTTCTTCCAGTACCTGCCCAAGTGGACCGACCCGTTCACCCACAGCGGCATCGTGCTGGGCACCATCGTGGCAGTCGTGCTCAACGTCTTCTTCAACGGCATCCAGTCGCGTGAAGAAGCGATGCGCAACGCCGCGGCCAACTCGCACGGCACGGAATAA